A segment of the Mercurialis annua linkage group LG4, ddMerAnnu1.2, whole genome shotgun sequence genome:
CTCTCTGAAGCTTGAAGAGCTGCAGCAGTGTCGGTCGAAAAAAGAGGATTTCCAGTGCCAGCACCAATTCCACCAAATATCACGACTCTACCTTTCTCAAGATGCCGAATGGCTCGTTGCCTATTGTATGGTTCAGCAACCTCCTGCACCGTGAATGCAGTCTGCACACGCGTTTGAACACCCGCCTTCTCTAATGCTGACTGGAGCAATATAGAGTTCATCACACTTGCCATCATACTGATACAATTTGCCAAAAACATATTTGACTCAGGATTAAGAAAAAATCAGAATCATGGATACATTACATTATTCTTCGAATAATAACCATAAAATTTGTGAATCATAGTACATGTAGCTAATGGCTTCACGATCGACAATTCAACATAAGGAAAGGGATGAAACAGTACATGATTGAATGAAAGAAGCATGGCAAACTTTCTTTACTAGAAAACTAACAAGTAGCTACGTTGTATAGTAATCTTCCCGCAGTtgcacaaacaaacaaaaaatagttTACTCTCCGAATGTTTTAAGGAAACCATTTTGGACTTATTCTAATCATTTGACAGATATCATGAAATCAAATGCTTTAAAATCACACATATTGTCACCATAGCATTCTTCGTAGTAATAAATACTCACCATGAGCAAAAACAGCAAATTAAGTCTAGAAAACTTTAGTCTAAAGTTTAAAGAAAAAACCTTTAACATGAAATAAAACCTGACAAATCAGCTACATACAGTTTATTTCTTAAAACTGAGAATTTGGATGTTCAGATATGAACGTAAAACTCAAATATTAGTAACTTACAAATTATTGTACCAAAAGAATTTGAGATAAAAACAGTAAATTCATATGGATTGTGATTGCCCCACCATAAAAAAATACACCTTTAAAGCATGTTCTGGTTCTCCAGGAAACCAACACTGAATACACATTAGGATTGTTGATAGGTGAAAAAGTTGCACCGGAAAGAAAACAACTAAGGAAAAATTTAGCAGCTTACAGTTATAGTTAACAAAGGAATTTTTTCCTAACAAAATCCAAACCTAATCTCGAACATTCTGGCAAAATGAAATATGAATACTGAACGGCTTAAACTCTTCTCACAGTTTTACTATGTATTCCTATAAAAATCAGAACATTACCCTATTTGATATGCAGTGCGTCTATCTGAACCTGTTGCAGTCACCCATGCATCTCCACAAAAGAAATTACGGCCTCCAACAACAATCGCAACCTGGAAATCAAACAAGGAGATGAATCATACTTGTCAAATCCACAAAGACGGAAAAACTCCCTGATAGAAGAGACAGTCATTGGGCATAAGTACCTCTATGCCTAGGCGACAGGCAATTGCAACTTCTCTTGCAATCAGCATCATCACCTAAAGTAAAGATTAACAACTTCAACTAATGAATGAAAACGAATCTAACATTCCTGTGCCTGCGACGGAAGAGTAACTATTAAATTTCTACAATTACAGCAGGCCCATAACTGACCTTTGGGTCAATATTGTTAGGACCTGTACCAGCAAGTGCAACACCACTGATTTTCAGAACTACTCTCCGCCATCTGGTGTTACAAATGGATTTGGACTTCACGGTAGCTGTCTGACTTGCAGGGATTGCTAATGCTGTTGCatatctgaaaaaaaaaattgtgagaTTACAACAACAGCAATGAACTTGAACCGAgattaaatgaaaaatttaaagacccAGCACTCAAGCATGTATACAGGTAAGCAAAGTCAGAGTCAGACACAACTTTTTCATACTGATCTGATTTCATAGCACTATGATCCAGAGACAAACTCAGCAAGCTAATACCATGCAGCGTTCTAATTACATTCCAAGGCAGCATAGCCAAAACGCAGATTATAGcactaaaacttaaaagtactTTGTAAGACATAAAATGATCATGGAAAAAACACCTAAACATTACATCAGTTTTATTAAATTTCGAGCAATGCAAATTGAGTTACCACATGGAAAGTACAATTCTTGTGACATTACAAGAACAGTACACGTTCTGGGATGTGATACTACATCTTAACACCAAGACTGAGTAGAAGTACAGATATACACTTGATAAAGCAGATATACAAGCTACAAACAGGTTGTAAAAAATGATTACTTTACTTGGTGGCTTCAAACAGCCCGACAAGAGCCAAAGGAAACTAGGGAGCAGCCAATTGGCTGCCAGGTAAACATTCAGAAAAACGAGCAATTCAAGCTCTAGATTCATTATCACAAGTTTCACAACAGAAGTTCATAACCATCGTCTTTGACACAGACTACACAAATCTAGCAGAATCTTCAGATAACAGTCGATGTAAATAAGTGAACTAGACTTCATCctaaaacaaaaccctaacaTGACAACAAGAATTTCATTCTTTACCAAAAATacatctaataataaaatcaaagttGCTATAGCATTTGTAATTGAACTTCAGAACCACCTCGAATAAGAAACGGAACAACCCTGTCACTATAATCCCAAATAATGCTGATATTATCTTATTGTAATGTCTCAAAAacagtaaatttttatttcatataattatgATATCCAATAGTGTCTTtgcaattgaaatcaaattatgaACTATGCACAATGCAATTAAACTAAACAATTATACCTTTTCGACGGCCTAACTCCACTGCCAGACGATCCGCCACTACCACTTCTAAAATCATCACTACTAACAACCTTCACAGTCAAAGAATTGCCAACAATTTCTTCCATTTTCTTAAACCAAGGCCAATGGCTCGCCGATAACCCGCCATTACTCATTCTATGCCGTTCTAACTTATACCTCTTCTTCAAATTATCAACCTTATTTTTACACTGCTCCACAGTTTTACTCTGTTTTTGACATCTCTCACTCACTATAACCGCCACTTCCTCCCAATCTCTCCCTCTCAAATTCCCTCTATTCAGCTCCATAAATTTCTCCATATACGCGTCAAGTAAACACTCGATCGCCGCATCGCTCCACTCCTCTCTGTCTTTTCTATACTCCGATGATGATGACGTGGCGTTTTGTCTAGGTTTTTTGTAGCTGTTAGTGTACGGAATAATGTCGTTATTAATGTTATTGTCGTTGATGTTGTTGCAGCCGTCGCTGTTGTTATCTTCtgtttctcttcttttttctgTTGTTGTTGCTGTTCGTAAGTTTGAATTGTTGTCGCTGAATGGATTTGAATTGTTGTCGCTGAATGGATTTACTTCTGGAAAAGGTGAATCGGACTcgttatcttcttcttcttctgcttcttcttcggGATCTTCGACTGCGCAGGCGGTCGATCCGGCTCCGGCGGCCAATGATTGAGGTGGCGCGTGGATTGGGGGTGATTTGGCTGGGAAACGGTGAGGCGCGTAGGTCTGGTGGTGGAGGATGTGGTGGTTAGGGTTTGTTTGGTGGTGGTGAGGGTGGTGGTTATCGTCAGTTAACAGGGCGAAATCGTCGTCACAAGACGCCATTAGATTGGGACGTTACGGCGACGTTAGTGAAGACGGTTGGAAAACGGAAGGGGAAGAGGTTTGAGGAATAGGTGAGGTGGAGCGTGACGGACTGTGACGGACACGTTAAGTAACATGGTTGAGTAGAACATAACGTGGGCACGTGCGTATGACCAATGGTTTAGTGTGTTATTTGTGTGGGGTCAAAGGACGTTTTCTTTTAGGAACAAAGGCTCAACCCGCCTTTAAatttgtgacacggggtcatctaattcaattttatttttttgaacacTGATCCtaaaactcttcaattttgggTCAGATAActtcataattatatttttaaaatgtgaaaaatacaaatcagaggcgaggaatgcataaaagtaattagatatttcCCTAATTATTGTGATATAATTATTcgaaatctattttttaaaataaaaatataaattatcagattatttgacccaaaaataaagaattttgtgattagttgttcaaaaaagtataaattggaatagatgatcccgtgtcacaagttcagggggggTTAACCCTTTGTTCGAAATCTATTTatcactttcattcactttaaaaaaaattgagatgaCATGGTTATTAAAATTTTCATGTCATTTCTTAGGTGCCTGTTTTAATACGAAGGTTTGTTTAACTTGTACATTTTTTATTCCGACCATATATTACAAAACCTTCAGATTGGTCCATGTATATATCTTCCTCTAATTCACCATTTAAAAGAACAGTCTTAACATGCATTTAGTGTACAACCAAATCTTATAGTGCGTCGATTGAAATCAGCACTttaatggatgttattctagtaacaggtgaatatatatcaaagaaatcaacatTTTCACGCTGTCTATAACTCGTGACAACAATTCGAGCTTTGTATTTATCAACTATGCCATcaggtttcaattttttaatatacatttACAACCAATGGTTTTGCAACCAGAGGGTAAATCAGTCAAATGTCATGTCTTATTAGACTTTAAAAAGTTCATCTCATCATTTATTACTTCTTGTCAAAAATCAGTATCCAAAGAAATCAAAGCTTCCAGGAGGATCGCAGGATCCTCCTCTAAAAAGTAGACATAGAAATCGGAACCATACTCTTTCGAAATTATAGCTCTTTTACTTCTTCTGATCTCTAGTTCTTTATCATCAGTAATTTCACTATTTATGACCATAAGAATATTAGTAGATTTATCCTCACTATTTCCatatttaaaaggaaatttatGTTCGTAAAAACAAAATAGCATCCATAATCACTTACACATTCAAGTCATATAAGCTTTGCTACTGACTGTGTAACCAATGAAAGCACATTCACGGACTCTACTtgcaaattatttttgaatcagGAATTTGTTCTTAGGCTAAACAACTTCGTATTCTCAAAGAAGGCAATTTAGCTGTCTATTCTATAAGATCTCATATGTTAAAGTCTTATAAGACTTAGCAATTCTATTAAACATGTACCATACATTCAACAAAATTTCACCTCACAgaaaaatgtatatatatatatatatatatatatatcttttaggCCTTATTGTTCACTCCAAGTAAATAAGGTGCAATCCTTTCATTAACAATGTCATATGAAATTCAATAAGCATGCTCTATCTATATTAAATTCTTCTATCACTTcgaaattttttcattttattaaaagGATTTTCAATTTCAGAcacaaataacttgaacatgtcAAGTGCATCACTTTTATTCTTCATAAAATACTTATAGGTAAAATCAGAATAGTCATCTATAAAAACTGATAAAACAACGTTTACCATTTCTAGTTTATGTTCCATCAAGTTCACATATATCATAATGAATTAAATCAAACGGTTCATattctttaataatatatttatgagatattttagttattttcacTTGACtataaaattcacatttttttattttaaaatcatttaaagatattttaggtatttaaacgccaaaataaaaaattcatataaaaaataactatatcATCAACATGATAAATTCTAGCATtgccaaacattaaaataacataaacagacggaaaaacaatatttaaattaatttaaacatttcgtCAATGGCAAAACTTTTTCCAATAAATATATCATCCTCAATAATGGTGTAAACACTGTCTCCGATAGTTTGAGTAGCTCCAGATTTATTCAGGAAAAAATCGGGCACaaaacactttttttttctttctgatATGAGTGTGCAACACATCCTTCAAAATCAAACTCTTTCCTGAAATAAACTTTAGTTCTACATCACCGAATTCAACAATTCTGGTGGTAACAACACTTTTTTTATCCTTAGTACCAGTGTATGTTTTTAACATAACACAGTCATAGCAAAAATGGCATGATGTGCCAATGTATGTCCACCATATATCTGATCTATCATTATTAAGATTGATCCCAGAAATAGACATTCACAACGTAAACGTTTTTTCAATCAGGTTATTCTGTTAAACAGAACTAAACCTGTTCTGATACTTGCGGGTCATATGACATGATTTATCACATTTATATCTCACAAACTGTCCAATGTCATTTCTATAGATGATTTTTGAttcataatattttgatttaagtttaatttaatattaaactttCTAATAGAACCGCTGTTTGAACCAACGAGAACGTcatattcaaaattatatttcGCAAGGTTTTTCGTCAAAACGAAGTCTTaacaaaaatttcaataaaCGATCTCTTAAATCATAATAAAGATCGGAAGCAAATTCCTTTCACAAAggacaaaaataattaataaagataGTATTATAAATAGCAAATAAATTTGCAAAATTTGCAGCATGTAAAAGTTAATacaaatatatcaaatttaatCCTCTCACCaaagatttttaaaacaataaaaggagcaataaaaacatcaattaaaaataaaaaaattaattggttgTTCATGAGGTTACTGCAATGACTAAAAAACAACGATAGTGGTGATAATCGCAGAACCAGAATATCCATCAGTATCCAACGCAGAacgcaacattttaaaattgttgGAACTGttcaaacaaataataaaaatattagataatTCGTTCAAACAATTTATGAGAAATTGAAACGAATTACTCAATGAATAATATGGTTGAGTCgtggactaggtcgctctcttaaGACGTTTCGTGCATCTGTCCAGAGGTGCAAGACAATCTATCAGTCACGCCGTCCCCAGAATAAAACAGTCATTCTAATATTAATACGATGAACACTGCATTGTGTACCGCCATTCAAGACATACCCTCAATATTGCTCAATAAATCGTAAAGATAATCAGCGTAAGCTGTTCTATTTATCAACAAAAGCTGTTCGTATTTTATTAACTCAGAGAGAACTCTAGTTTTTTTAGTGTGTTTCAAATGAAAACAAAGGATATATTTATAGAAAGAGAAGAGGGTACGAAGGTTTAAATagcaataaatttaaaatttatttgcttAAAAAATGTGGTCATAATCACATAAATTACaagagttataaatttaaaaagtcacaaaatataaaaggaccaaataatcaaaaattaaaattaaaataataataataatagagttcaaaccgaaccaaatggAATCGAACCAATATGGAATTTCCACTCTAACACACACTAACAAGTGGTATTTTCCATCCACACACACAAGACACTTTCTAaatctttttaaattcttttttaaattcaacCAAATCTCAACATAATCAATTATCAAATGAATCTTATATGTCTATTATGTCATCACTTTTCAATCAATAACATAacacaaataattaaatgaaattgaTCAAGTTTCAATTAATATGAAAACAATAAAATCCACAAGGCATAATCAATCCAtcaacaaataatataattgtgtttagaaatgttaaacCCAATAAATGTTTAGCTACACATAGAAATgatagaaattaaaataaataaagaaagcaTAGATAAGAGTTAGGAAATAGTTATGGATTTCTTTGCGTGTTTCTTTCAATATCGAACTTCAATCCTTTTCGTTCTTCAATTAAttctcttttatttgttttgtgcaATGTGCGTCTATTCTCAAATGCTTAATATCCAACACTTTATCTCTTCCCCTCTTGGTTGTTAGAGAAGAATAAGAATCAATCTTAGCAACCGACGTGGTTGGATAAAAATCCAACTTTTAAACTAGATTTGACTTGGCAAACTTCATATTCCAGTTTGCAATAGGAATTCGAATTGGAAAATGGTAGATTCTGAGCTAACTTCCTTCATAAGAATTGTAGGCTATAGATTCCTTAATCATGGACTTTAGAATCGGGTCATTTCGACTTATGTAGCTTCAATTATGTTCAAATACAAATACTAAGATGAGGTCCAGCAGGAccgaatttacaaaattaagccGAAAATACCTACACAAAagcaaaagtaaactaaaatttataaagagTAAAATGCACATAAATAAAgcattaaataactaaaaacgttaactaattaatttaaaatttaaactatttaacTCCTAAATAAGTTTTCTAAAAACTTTATCACTTGCAGCACCACTTCATTTTTTGGGATTTGGGGcggtcattttttttttgtttatgaccGGATCATCAACATCTTTCTATTCgtgcatatatttttaaatgtttttttatgttttcagCATAACAATTCTTCGTAAAGGAGATTTATTTGTTGTTGTGATTTGTTTATAATGGTAGTTATtatattttgtgatttttgaATTGGGTTAtctccataaaaaatcacgacctttactcgaattttcattttaatcacgacttttaaaagttgccatattaaaccacg
Coding sequences within it:
- the LOC126677962 gene encoding uridylate kinase PUMPKIN, chloroplastic — translated: MASCDDDFALLTDDNHHPHHHQTNPNHHILHHQTYAPHRFPAKSPPIHAPPQSLAAGAGSTACAVEDPEEEAEEEEDNESDSPFPEVNPFSDNNSNPFSDNNSNLRTATTTEKRRETEDNNSDGCNNINDNNINNDIIPYTNSYKKPRQNATSSSSEYRKDREEWSDAAIECLLDAYMEKFMELNRGNLRGRDWEEVAVIVSERCQKQSKTVEQCKNKVDNLKKRYKLERHRMSNGGLSASHWPWFKKMEEIVGNSLTVKVVSSDDFRSGSGGSSGSGVRPSKRYATALAIPASQTATVKSKSICNTRWRRVVLKISGVALAGTGPNNIDPKVMMLIAREVAIACRLGIEVAIVVGGRNFFCGDAWVTATGSDRRTAYQIGMMASVMNSILLQSALEKAGVQTRVQTAFTVQEVAEPYNRQRAIRHLEKGRVVIFGGIGAGTGNPLFSTDTAAALQASEIHAEAVLKGTNVDGVYDCHSRDNNVTFEHISFRDLVSRGATSMDMMALTCCEENGIPAVVFNLLEPGNISKALCGEQVGTLIDQTGSLS